A window of Campylobacter pinnipediorum subsp. pinnipediorum contains these coding sequences:
- a CDS encoding N-acetylmuramoyl-L-alanine amidase family protein, giving the protein MARFFLVILAFFICAFGANTNEILSNFDKKFNSSSKQVKLQIHNQIKDLYIQSLIKNNNELKYQTLSRLIKSSKALKLNYKVYEDDFKKIKGSHKEVKKVVAKQKQKPISQNKKESLPYLLSATKQKDVLALKFNKNINPDTIKTFSLVQKPYYRDVLDIKAILNGGRLVYSKFLVDEILIAQNNKTTIRMVFRDTKPNSLETNIKDNMLYVGIKSSSLKQSQTSKPNQKVAPASKPKKQKIIVIDPGHGGNDPGAISGKLKEKNAVLEVGKKLGKELEKRGYKVFYTRSKDVFINLRTRTKFANDKAADLFVSIHANAAPNAKRAKEMRGIETFFLSPARSERSKNAAALENKSDLDEMNYFSKETFLNFLNREKIISSNKLGIDMQSQILKSIKSKKYKVVDGGVREAPFWVLVGALMPAVLIEIGYITHPEEGKLLFNNHYQNALATGIANGVDAYFIKNQ; this is encoded by the coding sequence ATGGCTAGATTTTTTTTAGTCATTTTAGCTTTTTTTATTTGTGCATTTGGTGCTAATACAAATGAAATTTTAAGTAATTTTGATAAGAAATTTAATAGCTCAAGCAAACAAGTCAAGCTACAAATTCACAATCAAATAAAAGACTTGTATATACAATCATTAATAAAAAATAATAATGAGCTAAAATACCAAACATTATCAAGGCTTATCAAAAGCTCAAAAGCACTAAAGCTAAATTACAAAGTATACGAAGATGACTTTAAAAAGATAAAAGGCTCACATAAAGAAGTTAAAAAAGTTGTTGCAAAGCAAAAGCAAAAGCCAATAAGCCAAAATAAAAAAGAGAGTTTACCTTATTTGCTTAGTGCAACAAAACAAAAAGATGTTTTGGCACTTAAATTTAATAAAAATATAAACCCGGATACAATAAAAACTTTTTCATTGGTTCAAAAACCATACTATAGAGATGTTTTAGATATCAAAGCTATTTTAAATGGTGGAAGATTGGTTTATAGTAAATTTTTAGTTGATGAGATACTTATAGCACAAAACAATAAAACAACCATAAGAATGGTTTTTAGAGATACAAAACCCAATTCTCTAGAAACAAACATAAAAGACAATATGCTATATGTAGGCATAAAATCAAGCTCATTAAAACAAAGTCAAACTTCAAAACCAAATCAAAAAGTAGCTCCAGCTTCAAAACCAAAAAAACAAAAAATAATAGTAATAGATCCAGGTCACGGTGGAAATGACCCCGGTGCAATAAGTGGAAAATTAAAAGAAAAAAATGCAGTTTTGGAAGTAGGAAAAAAACTAGGCAAAGAGCTAGAAAAAAGGGGATATAAGGTATTTTATACAAGGTCAAAAGATGTTTTTATAAACCTTAGAACAAGAACAAAATTCGCAAATGATAAAGCGGCTGATCTATTTGTATCAATACACGCAAATGCTGCTCCAAATGCAAAAAGAGCAAAGGAAATGAGAGGTATAGAGACATTTTTCTTATCTCCGGCAAGGTCTGAAAGAAGCAAAAATGCAGCAGCTTTGGAAAATAAATCTGACTTGGATGAGATGAATTATTTTTCAAAAGAGACATTTTTAAACTTTTTAAACCGTGAGAAAATAATATCATCAAACAAACTAGGCATAGATATGCAATCTCAAATTTTAAAAAGCATAAAAAGCAAAAAATACAAAGTAGTAGATGGCGGAGTAAGAGAAGCTCCATTTTGGGTGCTAGTTGGTGCTTTAATGCCAGCTGTATTGATAGAAATAGGATATATAACACATCCTGAAGAAGGAAAGTTATTATTTAATAATCACTACCAAAATGCATTAGCAACTGGTATAGCAAACGGTGTAGATGCATACTTTATAAAAAATCAATGA
- a CDS encoding murein hydrolase activator EnvC family protein: MKKILIILLSTLVLFGAKTSTQKKIETNKSSLHSSEILSKQLNKKLDDLAKDVLESENKLKNIANDITKIKDQISKLQDNETETNKELNTLSEQNKELIKNQKEIEQNIIRIIAQDFSMDLMLENDGLDESYDAIMSSTILSKLNDVLKNNLKKMSKNYEKTSNLIKEKSDKIAKIQNRIKEHKDKQNELISLRNEQKNTIRNLKRDKEIYTKKLQKLQIQQDELRQTLEKLAIVEKREKEVKKSTKSQTLSSSQANVSNIKRLGSSYQKTSVKKYTGAKTIAPLDSFSVKQKFGNYVDPVYNIKIFNESVVLNSTTANAKVKTVLDGKVVFAKQTQLLDKVIIIQHSNGIHTIYAHLNQIAPTIKVGKNVKKGYVIGRVLDDLTFEVTQKNYHIDPLELIKS, from the coding sequence ATGAAAAAAATTCTTATAATACTACTATCCACATTAGTGTTATTTGGAGCTAAAACAAGCACACAAAAAAAAATAGAAACAAACAAAAGCTCGCTTCACTCATCAGAAATTTTATCGAAACAACTAAACAAAAAGCTTGATGATTTGGCAAAAGATGTGTTAGAGAGTGAAAATAAACTAAAAAATATAGCAAACGATATAACAAAAATAAAAGATCAAATAAGCAAACTGCAAGACAATGAAACAGAAACAAATAAAGAATTAAATACATTAAGCGAGCAAAACAAAGAACTTATAAAAAATCAAAAAGAGATAGAGCAGAATATAATAAGAATAATCGCTCAAGATTTTTCTATGGATTTAATGCTAGAAAATGATGGGCTTGATGAAAGCTATGATGCCATAATGTCATCAACCATTTTATCAAAACTAAACGATGTTTTGAAAAATAATTTAAAAAAAATGTCAAAAAACTATGAAAAAACCTCAAATCTAATAAAAGAAAAATCAGACAAAATAGCAAAAATTCAAAACAGAATAAAAGAGCATAAAGATAAACAAAACGAGCTAATCAGTCTAAGAAATGAACAAAAAAATACAATTAGAAATTTAAAACGTGATAAAGAAATTTATACAAAAAAACTTCAAAAACTTCAAATCCAGCAAGATGAATTAAGACAAACACTTGAAAAATTAGCTATAGTTGAAAAACGAGAAAAAGAAGTAAAAAAAAGCACAAAATCACAAACCCTAAGCTCATCACAAGCAAATGTTTCAAATATAAAACGACTAGGTTCAAGCTATCAAAAAACATCAGTAAAAAAATATACCGGTGCAAAAACAATAGCTCCTCTTGATAGCTTTAGTGTAAAACAAAAATTTGGAAACTATGTAGATCCTGTTTATAATATAAAAATCTTTAATGAATCGGTTGTTCTTAATTCAACCACGGCAAATGCAAAGGTTAAAACAGTGTTAGATGGCAAGGTCGTATTTGCAAAACAGACACAGTTACTTGATAAAGTAATAATCATACAACATAGTAATGGTATTCATACAATATATGCTCATTTAAATCAAATAGCACCAACTATAAAAGTTGGCAAAAATGTAAAAAAAGGATATGTGATAGGAAGAGTTTTAGATGATTTAACATTTGAGGTTACACAAAAAAACTACCACATAGACCCGCTTGAACTTATAAAATCATAA
- the bioD gene encoding dethiobiotin synthase has protein sequence MKNSIFITGTSTDVGKTYISALICKNMSIKNINVGYFKPVASGNMKDKNGNLIVGDVHFVKEFSGIKFDEKNMYSFAYERAYSPHLACKFEKNPPKMDKILKDIKSISNDSDFLVIEGSGGIVCPLRWDNEKIMQIDIVRLLGCEILIVADAGLGGINSTILTIEYLRSQDIKIKGIVLNNFDETSDICNDNKTMIEQIGKVEILAIIKPNDTDININLSV, from the coding sequence ATGAAAAATTCTATTTTTATAACTGGAACTTCAACAGATGTTGGTAAGACATATATAAGTGCTTTGATATGCAAAAACATGAGTATAAAAAATATAAATGTTGGCTATTTTAAACCTGTTGCAAGTGGAAATATGAAAGATAAAAATGGAAATTTAATAGTTGGTGATGTGCATTTTGTTAAGGAGTTTTCTGGTATAAAATTTGATGAAAAAAATATGTATTCTTTTGCTTATGAAAGAGCATATTCTCCACATCTTGCTTGTAAATTTGAAAAAAATCCACCAAAAATGGATAAGATTTTAAAAGATATAAAATCAATATCTAATGATAGCGATTTTTTGGTTATTGAGGGTAGTGGTGGAATCGTGTGTCCGCTTAGATGGGATAATGAAAAAATTATGCAAATAGATATAGTTCGTTTGCTAGGTTGCGAGATTTTGATAGTTGCAGATGCTGGACTTGGAGGCATAAACTCAACTATTTTAACCATTGAATATTTAAGAAGCCAAGATATAAAAATAAAAGGCATTGTTTTAAATAATTTTGATGAAACAAGTGATATTTGTAATGATAATAAAACCATGATAGAACAAATAGGTAAGGTTGAAATTTTAGCAATTATAAAGCCAAATGACACAGATATAAATATTAATTTGAGTGTTTAA
- a CDS encoding DNA-directed RNA polymerase subunit omega, whose product MRTEQITAKALKQVGDDRYKLALVVSKRAEAIANGADVLVELGNEKLKPADIALLEVAEGKIGLDAIVEKK is encoded by the coding sequence ATGAGAACAGAACAAATAACAGCAAAAGCACTAAAACAAGTTGGAGATGATAGATACAAGCTAGCACTTGTTGTATCAAAAAGAGCAGAAGCGATCGCAAATGGAGCTGATGTTTTAGTTGAATTAGGAAATGAAAAGTTAAAACCAGCAGACATAGCACTTCTTGAAGTGGCTGAAGGTAAAATAGGACTAGATGCCATTGTTGAAAAAAAATAA
- the pyrH gene encoding UMP kinase codes for MVKRKRVLVKFSGEALAGNTGFGIDNSVVKFIAQEIKELVNNDIEVGIVIGGGNIIRGVSAAKDGIIKRTSGDHMGMLSTVINSIAMREALEHTGVCVRVQSAIKMEAICETFIMGRAQRHLEKGRVVIFAAGTGNPFFTTDTAATLRAIEIDSDMIIKATKVDGVYNKDPEKFEDANLLNTLSYKEAMQDNIKVMDDTSIALAQDNNLPIIVCNMFKKGNLLSIIQGDENAVYSIVK; via the coding sequence ATGGTCAAAAGAAAACGTGTTTTGGTTAAATTCTCAGGTGAAGCACTAGCTGGTAATACTGGTTTTGGAATAGATAATTCGGTAGTAAAATTTATAGCACAAGAGATAAAAGAACTTGTAAACAACGATATTGAAGTAGGAATAGTAATAGGTGGTGGCAACATCATAAGAGGTGTGAGCGCAGCCAAAGATGGTATCATAAAAAGAACAAGTGGCGATCATATGGGTATGCTTTCAACAGTTATAAACTCAATAGCAATGAGAGAGGCTTTAGAACACACTGGTGTTTGTGTAAGAGTTCAAAGCGCCATCAAAATGGAAGCAATATGTGAAACATTTATTATGGGTAGAGCACAAAGACACCTAGAAAAAGGCAGAGTTGTAATTTTTGCAGCAGGAACTGGAAATCCATTTTTTACAACAGATACCGCAGCTACACTAAGAGCTATAGAAATTGATTCTGATATGATAATAAAAGCCACAAAAGTAGATGGAGTATATAACAAAGACCCTGAAAAATTTGAAGATGCAAATCTTCTTAATACTTTAAGTTATAAAGAAGCTATGCAAGATAATATAAAAGTAATGGATGACACATCAATAGCATTGGCACAAGATAATAATTTACCAATTATCGTTTGCAATATGTTCAAAAAAGGAAATTTATTAAGTATAATACAAGGCGATGAAAATGCCGTTTATTCAATAGTAAAATAA
- the tyrS gene encoding tyrosine--tRNA ligase: MDLNKIMQDIKRGVAEFIDESRIFDLIKNYYEKGENFYIKAGFDPTAPDLHLGHTVILNKMALLQQHGAIVQFLIGDFTAQIGDPTGKSATRKKLDNETVAKNAKTYEEQVFKILDKSKTEVMFNTKWLNELGAAGIVELTSVFAVARMLERDDFEKRYKSGNSISISEFLYPLLQGYDSVAIKCDIEMGGTDQKFNLLMGRTLQRTYNIGKEQAIIMMPLLEGLDGVNKMSKSLGNYIGVTENENDMFAKVLSISDELMWRWYELLSQKSTDEINNLKKQVENGEYHPKKAKEDLAFEITKRYHGEEKAQKAQSEFNSIHTKNELPTDMPTFEMNGPAWIVEALSFCKLSPTNSQARRDLAANAVSIDQIKTKDDQLKLENGEYVLQVGKRKFAKLKVI; encoded by the coding sequence ATTGATTTAAATAAAATAATGCAAGATATCAAACGAGGTGTCGCTGAGTTTATAGATGAATCTCGTATTTTTGATTTGATAAAAAATTATTATGAAAAGGGTGAAAATTTTTATATAAAAGCCGGATTTGACCCAACAGCGCCTGATTTACACCTAGGACATACTGTAATCTTAAACAAAATGGCTTTATTGCAACAACACGGTGCAATAGTTCAATTTTTAATAGGAGATTTCACTGCTCAGATTGGTGACCCAACAGGAAAATCAGCAACAAGAAAAAAGCTAGATAATGAAACGGTTGCAAAAAATGCAAAAACATACGAAGAACAAGTTTTTAAAATTTTAGACAAAAGTAAAACAGAGGTTATGTTTAACACAAAATGGCTAAATGAACTTGGTGCAGCTGGTATAGTTGAGCTAACAAGTGTGTTTGCTGTTGCTAGAATGCTAGAAAGAGATGATTTTGAAAAAAGATACAAGTCAGGAAACTCAATATCAATAAGTGAGTTTTTATACCCACTTTTACAAGGATATGATAGTGTTGCTATAAAATGCGACATAGAAATGGGAGGAACGGATCAGAAATTTAATCTTTTAATGGGAAGGACTCTTCAAAGAACATACAATATCGGAAAAGAACAAGCCATAATAATGATGCCACTTCTTGAAGGTCTTGATGGTGTAAACAAAATGAGTAAGAGTCTTGGAAACTACATAGGTGTTACAGAAAATGAAAATGATATGTTTGCAAAAGTGCTTAGTATATCAGATGAGCTTATGTGGAGATGGTATGAACTTTTAAGCCAAAAAAGCACAGATGAGATAAACAATCTCAAAAAACAGGTTGAAAACGGAGAGTATCATCCTAAAAAAGCAAAAGAGGACTTGGCTTTTGAAATAACAAAAAGATATCACGGCGAAGAAAAAGCACAAAAAGCACAAAGTGAATTTAATAGCATACATACAAAAAACGAACTTCCTACAGATATGCCAACTTTTGAGATGAATGGACCAGCTTGGATTGTAGAAGCTTTAAGCTTTTGTAAACTATCACCTACAAATTCACAAGCAAGAAGAGACTTGGCAGCAAATGCTGTAAGCATAGATCAAATAAAAACAAAAGATGACCAACTTAAGCTAGAAAACGGGGAATATGTTCTTCAAGTTGGAAAAAGAAAATTTGCAAAACTTAAGGTAATATAA
- the bioA gene encoding adenosylmethionine--8-amino-7-oxononanoate transaminase — translation MTLEELDLKYIWHPCSQMKDYEELPPIIIKKAKGIYLYDKDNKPYMDIVSSWWCNLLGHCNETINNNIKTQLDKLEHVIFANFSHEGAIELAKQLSEIVPKGLCKFNFSDNGSSAVESALKMSFQYHYQTNNPQKTKFMCLDGGYHGETIGALSVGAMDLYAKIYKPILIDSIRIKSPDCYRCEFNKTRQTCNTECFEYVKKEFKKHGNNTAAIIIEPLLQGAAGMKIYPANYLKKLREICDEYNVLIIADEIATGFGRTGKMFAFEHAEVSPDIMVISKGLTGGYMPMSITITTQGIYDAFYAPYSEGKAFMHSHTYSGNPLGCAAGLGVLKVMKDENILQTAQKNAKYLSENINIALKNHKNVGEIRNIGLINAIELVLDKDKKIDFDPKDRIGYQIYKKALKNGLLLRPLGNVLYFNPPLNITKDEIDKAISLCVKSMDEILKS, via the coding sequence ATGACACTAGAAGAACTTGATTTAAAATATATATGGCACCCATGTTCTCAGATGAAAGATTATGAAGAGTTGCCACCAATCATCATCAAAAAAGCAAAAGGCATATACCTATACGACAAAGATAATAAGCCATATATGGATATAGTTAGTTCTTGGTGGTGCAATCTACTTGGGCATTGCAATGAAACAATAAATAATAATATAAAAACACAATTAGATAAATTAGAACACGTTATATTTGCAAATTTTAGCCACGAAGGAGCCATAGAACTTGCAAAACAATTAAGTGAGATTGTTCCCAAAGGGCTTTGTAAATTTAACTTTTCGGATAATGGAAGCTCCGCTGTTGAAAGTGCTTTAAAAATGAGCTTTCAATACCACTATCAAACAAACAATCCACAAAAAACAAAGTTTATGTGCCTTGATGGTGGCTATCACGGCGAAACCATAGGGGCTTTATCTGTTGGAGCTATGGATTTATACGCTAAAATTTATAAACCAATACTAATAGATAGCATACGCATAAAATCGCCTGATTGTTACAGATGTGAGTTTAATAAAACAAGACAAACTTGCAACACCGAGTGCTTTGAATATGTAAAAAAAGAGTTTAAAAAACATGGTAACAACACAGCCGCAATCATAATAGAACCATTGCTTCAAGGAGCGGCTGGTATGAAGATATATCCAGCTAATTATTTAAAAAAACTTCGTGAAATTTGCGATGAGTATAATGTCTTAATCATAGCAGATGAGATAGCAACTGGATTTGGCAGAACCGGAAAGATGTTTGCTTTTGAACATGCAGAAGTTAGCCCCGATATAATGGTAATTTCAAAAGGGCTTACTGGCGGATATATGCCAATGTCTATAACTATAACCACACAAGGGATTTATGATGCTTTTTATGCGCCTTATAGTGAAGGCAAAGCATTTATGCACTCACATACTTATAGTGGAAACCCTTTGGGATGTGCAGCTGGCCTTGGTGTATTAAAGGTTATGAAAGATGAAAATATACTACAAACAGCTCAAAAAAATGCAAAATACCTAAGTGAAAATATAAACATAGCACTTAAAAACCATAAAAATGTTGGAGAAATTAGAAATATAGGTCTTATAAATGCAATTGAGCTTGTGCTTGATAAAGATAAAAAGATAGATTTTGACCCAAAAGATAGAATTGGCTATCAAATTTACAAAAAAGCCCTTAAAAATGGTCTTTTACTAAGACCATTGGGTAATGTTTTGTATTTTAATCCACCTTTAAATATAACAAAAGATGAGATAGATAAGGCTATATCTCTTTGTGTAAAAAGTATGGATGAGATTTTAAAAAGTTAA
- a CDS encoding RelA/SpoT family protein produces the protein MPLLKKNNIFLEQLLDEIVVCKNIPDAKELLFSLCEKNENIIKAIDLCILAHTGQYRKSGEPYAIHPILVACIVAYMGGGESMIMAAILHDVVEDTVKTQEDIKVEFGEEVCKLVEGLTKIVNIREDKLASSSSNEKLANSALNFRKMLLISIEDVRALVVKLCDRLHNMLTLDALKPEKQKRIAEETMMVYAPIAHRLGISSIKNILEDLSFKYILPEEYEKIDKYLNEHKQQLTLKLNSFLEKIGQILLKNGFIDGNFEMQKRIKHYYSIYLKMQRKGFSIEEVLDLLAVRILVKNPLDCYLALGNLHINFNPLISRFKDYIALPKQNGYQTIHTTIFDDKSIFEVQIRTFDMHKTAEFGVAAHWKYKGGSMLNPKLDWLNDIGMQNEAENNPEELYEYAKDSLYTEDIAVYSPKGGIFTLPRGATVLDYAYEVHTEIGLYAKEAFVNRVKVPLLTELKNGDIVRIITSDEPKYRCSWIQSVKTGKAKATIRALCNQKLKDLNNTIAIEILQSIFDVSRKKVLLWIEKENLSKKIYRIATDSIYLQEVVNLFKKHIKKDRPFILTLGDKYSVKKQKFENIVIYSNHKITNVEFDYCCNPKRGDDIIGFRQNHNAIVHHKLCERANKFISDKNEMIFVKWTRNAPHRYKIILSLENRKGSLAEFLTYLTKFGINLATIGLNESSGVTSNIFILSVEICDGISVDMVKKRLKERFKIIDFISENDAYI, from the coding sequence ATGCCATTGTTGAAAAAAAATAATATTTTTTTAGAACAACTACTAGATGAGATAGTTGTTTGCAAAAACATACCAGATGCAAAAGAATTACTGTTTTCCTTATGTGAGAAAAATGAAAACATTATAAAAGCAATAGATCTTTGCATACTAGCACACACTGGACAATATAGAAAAAGTGGAGAACCTTATGCTATACATCCAATTTTAGTTGCTTGTATAGTTGCTTATATGGGTGGTGGCGAAAGCATGATAATGGCTGCCATACTTCACGATGTAGTAGAAGATACTGTAAAAACACAAGAAGATATAAAAGTTGAGTTTGGGGAAGAGGTTTGCAAACTAGTTGAGGGTTTAACAAAGATAGTAAACATAAGAGAAGATAAATTAGCAAGCTCGAGTAGCAACGAAAAATTAGCAAATTCGGCGCTAAATTTTAGAAAAATGCTTCTTATATCCATTGAAGATGTTAGAGCATTAGTTGTAAAACTATGTGATAGACTTCATAACATGCTAACACTAGACGCACTAAAACCAGAAAAGCAAAAAAGAATCGCCGAAGAGACAATGATGGTATATGCACCCATAGCACATAGACTCGGGATATCATCTATAAAAAATATACTAGAAGATTTGAGCTTTAAATATATACTTCCAGAAGAATACGAAAAAATAGATAAGTATTTAAATGAACACAAGCAACAACTTACATTAAAACTAAATTCATTTCTTGAAAAAATAGGTCAAATTTTATTAAAAAATGGCTTTATAGATGGAAATTTTGAAATGCAAAAAAGGATAAAGCATTATTACTCCATATATCTTAAAATGCAAAGAAAAGGTTTTAGCATAGAAGAAGTTTTGGACTTATTAGCTGTTAGAATATTAGTAAAAAATCCACTTGATTGCTATTTGGCACTTGGAAATTTACATATAAATTTCAATCCCCTAATATCAAGATTTAAAGACTATATAGCACTTCCAAAACAAAATGGATATCAGACAATTCATACAACAATTTTTGATGATAAAAGCATATTTGAAGTTCAAATAAGAACATTTGATATGCATAAAACTGCTGAGTTTGGAGTAGCCGCGCATTGGAAATACAAAGGCGGAAGTATGCTAAATCCGAAACTAGACTGGCTAAACGACATAGGAATGCAAAATGAAGCTGAAAATAACCCAGAAGAATTATATGAATATGCAAAAGATAGTCTTTATACAGAAGATATAGCGGTGTATTCTCCAAAAGGTGGTATCTTTACACTTCCAAGGGGCGCAACTGTTCTTGATTATGCTTATGAAGTTCACACAGAAATAGGTCTATATGCCAAAGAAGCATTTGTAAATAGAGTAAAAGTTCCGCTTTTAACAGAGCTTAAAAATGGAGATATAGTAAGAATAATAACATCAGATGAGCCAAAATATAGATGTTCTTGGATACAAAGTGTTAAAACCGGAAAAGCAAAGGCAACAATCCGTGCATTATGTAATCAAAAATTAAAAGATTTAAACAACACAATAGCCATTGAAATTTTACAAAGTATTTTTGATGTATCTAGAAAAAAAGTTTTATTGTGGATAGAAAAAGAAAATCTAAGCAAAAAAATCTATAGGATTGCAACAGACTCTATATATCTGCAAGAAGTTGTAAATTTATTCAAAAAACATATTAAAAAAGATAGACCGTTTATATTAACTCTTGGTGATAAATATAGTGTTAAGAAGCAAAAATTTGAAAATATAGTAATTTATTCAAACCACAAAATAACAAATGTAGAGTTTGATTATTGTTGTAATCCAAAAAGGGGCGATGACATAATAGGCTTTAGACAAAATCATAATGCAATAGTTCATCATAAACTTTGCGAACGAGCAAATAAATTTATAAGTGATAAAAATGAGATGATTTTTGTAAAATGGACACGAAATGCACCACATAGATACAAAATTATACTGAGTTTAGAAAACAGAAAAGGTTCTTTGGCTGAGTTTTTGACATATTTAACAAAATTTGGAATCAATCTAGCGACTATAGGTTTAAATGAAAGCTCAGGGGTAACAAGCAATATATTCATATTGAGTGTTGAAATATGTGATGGAATAAGTGTTGATATGGTTAAAAAACGACTAAAAGAAAGATTTAAAATTATTGATTTTATATCTGAAAATGATGCTTATATTTAA
- a CDS encoding nitronate monooxygenase — protein sequence MELKSVKIGKYEIKHPIIQGGMGLGISWDRLAGNVSLNGGLGVISSVGTGYYENRAHISKELNSKPLGSDNFYSTKGLKAVIDNARKICGDLPLGVNIMCAANDYARVAKDACEAGINIIISGAGLPTNLPEFTQNFKDVALVPIVSSAKALKIICKRWTQRYNKLPDAVVLEGPLSGGHQGFTYEQCLDPNYQLENLVKPVLEEIKQWGDFPLFTAGGVWDNADIKKFISLGASGVQMGTRFIGTYECDASDGFKEVLLASEKKDIELLKSPVGYPARGIRTNLIELVSKNAGPKIQCISNCVSPCERGKEAKKVGYCIADRLFDAYSGKKESGLFFTGANGYRLKEIISVKELIKKLTEGEDG from the coding sequence ATGGAACTAAAATCAGTAAAAATAGGAAAATACGAAATAAAGCACCCTATCATACAAGGCGGAATGGGTCTTGGTATAAGCTGGGACAGACTTGCTGGAAATGTAAGTCTAAATGGTGGGCTTGGAGTAATTAGCTCAGTTGGAACTGGGTATTATGAAAATAGAGCACACATAAGCAAAGAACTAAATTCAAAGCCACTAGGTAGTGATAATTTTTACTCTACCAAAGGATTAAAAGCAGTTATAGACAATGCAAGAAAGATCTGCGGAGACTTGCCTCTTGGTGTAAACATAATGTGTGCTGCAAATGATTATGCTAGAGTTGCAAAAGATGCATGTGAAGCTGGGATAAACATCATAATATCAGGTGCTGGACTTCCTACAAACCTTCCAGAATTTACTCAAAATTTTAAAGATGTAGCTTTAGTTCCGATAGTTTCATCAGCAAAAGCTTTAAAAATAATATGCAAGAGATGGACACAAAGATACAATAAACTACCAGATGCAGTTGTCTTAGAAGGACCACTTAGCGGAGGACATCAAGGCTTTACATACGAACAATGCCTAGATCCAAATTATCAACTTGAAAACTTAGTAAAGCCAGTTCTTGAAGAGATAAAACAATGGGGTGATTTTCCTTTATTTACCGCTGGTGGTGTATGGGACAATGCAGACATTAAAAAATTTATATCTCTTGGTGCAAGTGGAGTTCAAATGGGAACTAGGTTTATAGGAACATACGAATGTGACGCTAGCGATGGCTTTAAGGAAGTTTTACTAGCTTCTGAGAAAAAAGACATTGAGCTTTTAAAAAGTCCTGTAGGGTATCCTGCAAGAGGCATAAGAACAAATTTAATCGAATTAGTAAGCAAAAATGCAGGTCCAAAAATACAATGTATAAGCAACTGCGTAAGCCCATGTGAAAGAGGCAAAGAAGCAAAAAAAGTTGGATACTGTATAGCCGATAGGCTATTTGATGCATATAGTGGCAAAAAAGAGAGTGGACTATTTTTTACCGGTGCAAACGGATATAGACTAAAAGAGATTATAAGTGTCAAAGAACTTATAAAAAAATTAACAGAAGGTGAAGATGGCTAG